Proteins encoded within one genomic window of Humulus lupulus chromosome 1, drHumLupu1.1, whole genome shotgun sequence:
- the LOC133800080 gene encoding biotin carboxylase 2, chloroplastic has protein sequence MDATMPLCKSVTSTPGLFMWRTQGIRSSQCSFMVGNKVNFPSQTAQGVRVSVKSKKAGGALHATCRVEKILVANRGEIAVRIIRTAHEMGIPCVAVYSTIDKEALHVQLADESVCIGEAPSNQSYLVIPNVLSAAISRGCTMLHPGYGFLAENALFVEMCREHGINFIGPNPDSIRVMGDKSTARETMKKAGVPTVPGSDGLLQNTEEAIRLAHEIGFPVMIKATAGGGGRGMRLAKEPDEFVKLLQQAKSEAAAAFGNDGVYLEKYIQNPRHIEFQVLADKYGNVVHFGERDCSIQRRNQKLLEEAPSPALTPELRKAMGDAAVAAAASIGYIGVGTVEFLLDERGSFYFMEMNTRIQVEHPVTEMISSVDLIEEQIRVAMGEKLQYKQEEIVLRGHSIECRINAEDAFKGFRPGPGRITAYLPSGGPFVRMDSHVYPDYVVPPSYDSLLGKLIVWAPTREKAIERMKRALDDTIITGVPTTIEYHKLILDIEDFKNGKVDTAFIPKHEQELQEPQKMVRAFPV, from the exons ATGGACGCCACAATGCCTTTGTGCAAATCTGTTACTTCAACTCCT GGCTTGTTTATGTGGAGAACCCAAGGAATTAGGAGTTCCCAATGTAGTTTTATGGTAGGGAATAAAGTGAACTTCCCTAGCCAAACAGCTCAGGGGGTCAGGGTTAGCGTTAAGTCTAAGAAGGCAGGGGGAGCTCTCCATGCTACCTGCCGGGTGGAAAAGATTCTTGTGGCAAATAGAGGAGAAATAGCCGTTCGAATTATTAGAACTGCTCATGAGATGGGAATTCCTTGTGTGGCTGTTTACTCAACCATAGACAAGGAGGCACTTCATGTGCAATTGGCTGATGAATCAGTTTGCATCGGTGAAGCACCAAGCAATCAGTC GTATCTAGTTATTCCAAATGTTCTATCTGCTGCCATCAGTCGTGGATGTACAATGTTGCATCCTGGTTATGGTTTCCTTGCCGAGAATGCATTGTTTGTTGAGATGTGCAGAGAACATGGAATCAACTTCATTGGACCAAAT CCTGATAGTATCCGTGTTATGGGTGACAAATCAACAGCAAGAGAGACAATGAAGAAAGCAGGTGTTCCAACTGTACCAGGAAGTGATGGATTGCTTCAG AACACGGAGGAAGCAATTAGGCTAGCCCATGAGATTGGTTTTCCTGTGATGATCAAG GCAACAGCAGGTGGTGGAGGCCGTGGCATGCGTCTTGCTAAAGAACCTGATGAGTTTGTTAAGTTGTTACAG CAAGCTAAGAGTGAGGCTGCAGCTGCTTTTGGAAATGATGGAGTATATTTGGAAAAGTACATCCAAAATCCAAGGCATATTGAATTTCAG GTTCTTGCAGATAAATATGGTAACGTTGTTCACTTTGGAGAACGTGATTGCAGTATCCAG AGGCGGAATCAAAAGCTTCTGGAAGAAGCGCCCTCTCCTGCATTGACCCCAGAGTTGAGGAAAGCCATGGGTGATGCAGCAGTTGCTGCTGCGGCATCTATTGGCTATATTGGTGTGGGAACGGTTGAGTTTCTTTTGGATGAAAGAGGTTCCTTCTATTTCATGGAAATGAACACTCGGATTCAG GTTGAGCATCCAGTAACAGAAATGATCTCTTCTGTTGACTTGATTGAGGAACAAATTCGCGTAGCTATGGGTGAAAAACTCCAATACAAACAG GAAGAAATTGTGCTCAGAGGACATTCAATTGAGTGCCGTATCAATGCTGAAGATGCTTTCAAAGGATTCCGACCTGGCCCAG GAAGAATAACAGCATACCTGCCATCTGGAGGGCCATTTGTTAGAATGGATAGCCATGTTTATCCTGATTATGTGGTTCCTCCGAGCTATGACTCCCTTCTTGGGAAG CTTATTGTATGGGCACCAACAAGAGAAAAAGCAATTGAACGCATGAAGAGGGCTCTTGATGACACCATTATTACAG GGGTTCCAACTACCATAGAATACCACAAACTTATCCTCGACATAGAG GATTTCAAAAATGGGAAGGTTGATACAGCTTTTATTCCAAAACATGAGCAAGAGCTACAAGAG CCCCAGAAGATGGTGCGGGCATTTCCTGTGTAA